A genome region from Baekduia alba includes the following:
- a CDS encoding DEAD/DEAH box helicase codes for MSSLEAFNLQTQDWFARAFAGPTAVQEQAWPAIATGEHVLISAPTGSGKTLAAFLWSLDRLANTPREDGTGVRVVYVSPLKALSYDVERNLQAPLIGIGAHLKVGIRTGDTPQKERAQMRRTPPDVLITTPESLYLMLTSQARDVLRDVEAVIVDEIHAVASTKRGAHMALTLERLSALVQAEHGRDPQRIGLSATQNPLEEVGRFMVGPQRTCRIVDAGVRKPLDLKIQVPVESMVEPEQSAPLDPLEPGVGGSEATRKSIWPAMYPQLLELVQAHRSTIIFVNNRRGAERLALRLNELAEAEIARAHHGSLAREERLVVEEQLKAGQLPCLVATSSLELGIDMGAVDLVLQVESPKSVSRGLQRIGRAGHSVGDVSKGRIFPKFRADLLECAVVVKLMREGKIEPTVVPRNPLDVLCQQIVAIAAGVESDEEGATLLVDDLYALVTKTYTYAELSRPVFENVLDMLDGRYPSQEFGELRPRVVWDRVAGTVRPRKGARQLAITNAGTIPDRGLFAVVLPDGRRVGELDEEMVYEARPGQTFLLGASSWRIEEIQRDRVVVSPAPGVPGAVPFWKGDSVGRPKELGRAIGEFSRWAVDQTPELLEADYDLDPLAARNLVDFLREQQEATRVIPSDRTIVVERFRDEIGDWRLCVLSPYGGRVHAAWALALSAKIRDEHGLESDAIWSDDGIIVHLPDADEPPGADLVMLDPEDIEDQVVAELGSSALFGARFRENAGRALLIPRAYPGKRTPLWQQRLKAQSLLEVAKQYGDFPIILETYRECLRDVLDVPGLTELLSGLHSRELSLVEVETRTASPFASSLLFDYVATYMYEGDTPNAERRAAALSLDRDLLRELLGQEELRDLIDADALDLVEADLQHRSVRTQAADGDALADVLRRVGDLSAAEVRARVLAALDSDALLSSLIDERRAVRLRVGGEERWIAADDAGLYRDAFGAVPPGGLPAAFLESVDKPTERLFARYARTHGPFTTADLRERYGVDPSSALAALETAGGLVRGELRPGGTEREWCDTDVLRRIRRASLAVLRKEIEATDQRALAAFLPSWMGVDRHPAAGAGIDRLREMLVPLQGLALPADVWERDVLPRRVGAYSPVWLDQLCAAGEVVWVGAGALGRNSGRVALYFREDAAALGNPAHPPRGGVERPEGETHDLLRERLAQSPCFFTDFLAQVPAAPEEIQDALWDLVWAGEVTNDAFAPLRAPRLTLARAQKASLAGRRGTRAGTRFGSRRGTGAAAQVQGRWALTTSIFGAEAVGAGGDGVRRRTIAELMLERYGIVTREHVLAEGVPGGFSSLYDSLSTLETLGVCRRGYFVEGLGGAQFALPGAVERLRTQADRAEETPPVVLAATDPAQPFGAALPWPKRRDSAEPATGGRAGTDDSGASSGRAKPARAQGAYVVLAGAEPVLYVERGGRGLQVLVERNDPRLIPALEALTAFVTGDRRHKLSLERVDGEAVVGSDLEALLIEVGFRAGPRKLTLSA; via the coding sequence GTGTCTTCGCTCGAAGCCTTCAACCTCCAGACGCAGGATTGGTTCGCGCGGGCGTTCGCGGGCCCGACCGCGGTGCAGGAGCAGGCGTGGCCGGCGATCGCGACCGGTGAGCACGTCCTGATCTCCGCGCCGACCGGCTCGGGCAAGACGCTCGCCGCCTTCCTGTGGTCGCTGGACCGCCTCGCCAACACGCCGCGCGAGGACGGCACCGGCGTGCGCGTCGTCTACGTCTCGCCGCTCAAGGCGCTGTCCTACGACGTCGAGCGCAACCTGCAGGCGCCGCTGATCGGCATCGGCGCACACCTGAAGGTCGGGATCCGGACCGGCGACACGCCGCAGAAGGAGCGGGCCCAGATGCGACGCACGCCGCCGGACGTCCTCATCACGACGCCCGAGTCGTTGTACCTCATGTTGACCTCGCAGGCGCGCGACGTGCTGCGCGACGTCGAGGCCGTGATCGTCGACGAGATCCACGCGGTCGCGTCGACCAAGCGCGGCGCGCACATGGCGCTGACGCTGGAGCGGCTCAGCGCGCTCGTGCAGGCCGAGCACGGCCGCGACCCGCAGCGCATCGGGCTGTCGGCGACCCAGAACCCGCTCGAGGAGGTCGGCCGCTTCATGGTCGGCCCGCAGCGGACCTGCCGGATCGTCGACGCCGGCGTGCGCAAGCCGCTGGACCTGAAGATCCAGGTGCCGGTCGAGTCGATGGTCGAGCCCGAGCAGTCCGCGCCGCTGGACCCGCTGGAGCCCGGGGTGGGCGGCAGCGAGGCGACGCGCAAGTCGATCTGGCCCGCCATGTACCCGCAGTTGCTCGAGCTGGTCCAGGCGCACCGCTCGACGATCATCTTCGTCAACAACCGGCGCGGTGCCGAGCGCCTGGCGCTGCGCCTCAACGAGCTGGCCGAGGCCGAGATCGCGCGCGCCCATCACGGGTCGCTGGCGCGCGAGGAGCGCCTCGTCGTCGAGGAGCAGCTGAAGGCCGGCCAGCTGCCGTGCCTGGTCGCGACGTCGTCGCTGGAGCTCGGCATCGACATGGGCGCCGTCGACCTGGTGCTGCAGGTCGAGTCCCCCAAGTCGGTCTCGCGCGGCCTGCAGCGCATCGGCCGCGCCGGCCACAGCGTCGGCGACGTCTCCAAGGGACGGATCTTCCCGAAGTTCCGCGCCGACCTGCTGGAATGCGCCGTCGTCGTCAAGCTCATGCGCGAGGGCAAGATCGAGCCGACGGTCGTCCCCCGCAACCCGCTCGACGTCCTCTGCCAGCAGATCGTCGCGATCGCCGCCGGCGTGGAGAGCGACGAGGAGGGCGCGACCCTCCTGGTCGACGACCTGTACGCCCTGGTCACCAAGACCTACACCTACGCCGAGCTGTCGCGGCCGGTCTTCGAGAACGTCCTCGACATGCTCGACGGCCGCTACCCGTCACAGGAGTTCGGCGAGCTCCGCCCGCGCGTCGTGTGGGATCGAGTCGCCGGCACGGTCCGCCCGCGCAAGGGCGCGCGCCAGCTGGCGATCACCAACGCGGGCACGATCCCCGACCGCGGCCTGTTCGCGGTCGTCCTGCCCGACGGCCGCCGCGTCGGCGAGCTCGACGAGGAGATGGTCTACGAGGCGCGACCGGGCCAGACGTTCCTGCTCGGCGCGTCGTCGTGGCGCATCGAGGAGATCCAGCGCGACCGCGTGGTCGTCTCGCCGGCGCCGGGCGTCCCGGGCGCCGTCCCGTTCTGGAAGGGCGACTCGGTCGGCCGGCCCAAGGAGCTGGGCCGCGCGATCGGCGAGTTCTCGCGCTGGGCCGTCGACCAGACGCCGGAGCTGCTCGAGGCCGACTACGACCTCGACCCGCTGGCCGCGCGCAACCTGGTGGACTTCCTGCGCGAGCAGCAGGAGGCGACGCGGGTGATCCCGTCGGACCGCACGATCGTGGTCGAGCGCTTCCGCGACGAGATCGGCGACTGGCGCCTGTGCGTCCTCAGCCCGTACGGCGGGCGCGTGCACGCCGCGTGGGCGCTGGCGCTGAGCGCCAAGATCCGCGACGAGCACGGCCTGGAGTCCGACGCGATCTGGTCCGACGACGGGATCATCGTCCACCTCCCCGACGCCGACGAGCCGCCCGGCGCCGACCTGGTGATGCTCGACCCGGAGGACATCGAGGACCAGGTCGTCGCGGAGCTGGGCTCGTCCGCGCTGTTCGGCGCGCGCTTCCGCGAGAACGCCGGCCGCGCGCTGCTGATCCCGCGCGCCTACCCGGGCAAGCGAACGCCGCTGTGGCAGCAGCGCCTCAAGGCGCAGTCGCTGCTGGAGGTCGCCAAGCAGTACGGCGACTTCCCCATCATCTTGGAGACCTACCGCGAGTGCCTGCGCGACGTCCTCGATGTCCCGGGCCTGACCGAGCTGCTCTCCGGGCTGCACTCGCGCGAGCTGTCGCTGGTCGAGGTCGAGACCCGCACGGCGTCGCCGTTCGCGTCGTCGTTGTTGTTCGACTACGTCGCGACCTACATGTACGAGGGCGACACGCCCAACGCGGAGCGGCGCGCCGCGGCGCTGTCGCTGGACCGCGACCTCCTGCGCGAGCTGCTCGGCCAGGAGGAGCTGCGCGACCTCATCGACGCCGACGCGCTGGACCTCGTCGAGGCCGACCTCCAGCACCGGTCCGTACGCACGCAGGCCGCCGATGGCGACGCGCTCGCCGACGTCCTGCGCCGCGTCGGCGACCTGAGCGCCGCCGAGGTCCGGGCCCGCGTCCTGGCCGCGCTCGACAGCGACGCGTTGTTGTCGTCCTTGATCGACGAGCGGCGCGCGGTGCGGCTGCGCGTCGGCGGCGAGGAGCGCTGGATCGCGGCCGACGACGCGGGCCTGTACCGCGACGCGTTCGGCGCCGTCCCGCCGGGCGGCCTGCCCGCCGCCTTCCTCGAGTCGGTGGATAAGCCGACCGAGCGGCTGTTCGCGCGCTACGCCCGGACGCACGGGCCGTTCACGACGGCCGACCTGCGCGAGCGCTACGGCGTCGACCCGTCGAGCGCGCTGGCCGCGCTGGAGACCGCCGGCGGGCTCGTCCGCGGCGAGCTACGCCCCGGCGGCACCGAGCGCGAGTGGTGCGACACCGACGTCCTGCGCCGCATCCGGCGCGCGTCGCTGGCCGTGCTGCGCAAGGAGATCGAGGCGACCGACCAGCGGGCGCTGGCCGCCTTCCTGCCCTCGTGGATGGGCGTGGACCGGCATCCGGCCGCCGGCGCCGGGATCGACCGGCTGCGCGAGATGTTGGTGCCCTTGCAGGGGCTGGCGCTGCCCGCCGACGTGTGGGAGCGCGACGTGCTGCCGCGCCGCGTCGGCGCGTACTCGCCGGTCTGGCTGGACCAGCTGTGCGCCGCGGGCGAAGTCGTATGGGTCGGCGCGGGCGCGCTGGGCCGCAACTCCGGGCGCGTCGCGCTGTACTTCCGCGAGGACGCCGCAGCGCTGGGGAATCCGGCCCACCCGCCCCGCGGCGGCGTCGAGCGGCCCGAGGGCGAGACGCACGACCTGCTGCGCGAGCGGCTGGCGCAGTCGCCGTGCTTCTTCACCGACTTCCTCGCCCAGGTGCCGGCCGCGCCGGAGGAGATCCAGGACGCGCTGTGGGACCTCGTCTGGGCGGGCGAGGTGACCAACGACGCGTTCGCGCCGCTGCGCGCGCCGCGGCTGACGCTGGCGCGGGCGCAGAAGGCGTCGCTCGCGGGCCGGCGCGGCACGCGCGCGGGGACCCGCTTCGGCTCGCGCCGCGGGACCGGCGCGGCCGCCCAGGTCCAGGGTCGCTGGGCGCTGACGACGTCGATCTTCGGCGCCGAGGCCGTCGGGGCGGGTGGGGACGGGGTCCGCAGGCGCACGATCGCCGAGCTGATGCTGGAGCGCTACGGGATCGTGACGCGCGAGCACGTCCTGGCCGAGGGCGTGCCCGGCGGGTTCTCGTCGCTGTACGACTCGCTGTCGACGCTGGAGACGCTCGGCGTCTGCCGGCGCGGCTACTTCGTCGAGGGCCTGGGCGGCGCGCAGTTCGCGCTCCCGGGCGCGGTCGAGCGGCTGCGCACGCAGGCCGACCGCGCCGAGGAGACGCCGCCGGTCGTGCTCGCCGCGACCGATCCGGCGCAGCCCTTCGGCGCAGCGCTGCCGTGGCCGAAGCGCCGTGACTCTGCGGAACCCGCCACCGGCGGCCGCGCCGGGACCGACGACTCAGGGGCGAGTTCCGGACGCGCGAAGCCGGCGCGCGCGCAGGGCGCCTACGTCGTCCTCGCCGGCGCCGAGCCGGTCCTCTACGTCGAGCGCGGCGGCCGCGGCCTGCAGGTGCTGGTGGAGCGCAACGACCCGCGGCTGATCCCGGCGCTCGAGGCGCTCACCGCCTTCGTGACCGGCGACCGCCGGCACAAGCTGTCGCTGGAGCGGGTGGATGGCGAAGCGGTGGTCGGCTCCGACCTGGAGGCGCTGCTCATCGAGGTCGGCTTCCGCGCAGGGCCGCGGAAGCTCACCTTGAGCGCTTGA
- a CDS encoding uracil-DNA glycosylase yields the protein MSRRHADPGLAALEAEVTRCRRCPRLVDWREQVAREKRASFKDDTYWGRPIPGFGDPRARVLILGLAPAAHGANRTGRVFTGDRSGDFLFASLHRTGFANKPTSVARDDGLQLTDAWITAAVRCAPPANKPTPDERDACLPWTVAELEHVSDVRVVVCLGAFAWDAALRLRAALGHAPPRPKPKFGHGALWYDDDREDGGWALLGTYHPSQQNTFTGVLTEAMMDDVFTTARDVAGLA from the coding sequence ATGAGCCGCCGCCACGCGGACCCCGGCCTCGCCGCCCTGGAGGCGGAGGTCACGCGGTGCCGGCGCTGTCCGCGCCTGGTCGACTGGCGCGAGCAGGTCGCGCGCGAGAAGCGCGCCTCGTTCAAGGACGACACCTACTGGGGCCGCCCGATCCCGGGCTTCGGCGACCCGCGCGCCCGCGTCCTGATCCTCGGGCTCGCGCCCGCCGCCCACGGCGCCAACCGCACCGGGCGCGTCTTCACCGGCGACCGCAGCGGCGACTTCCTCTTCGCCTCGTTGCACCGCACCGGCTTCGCCAACAAGCCGACGAGCGTCGCGCGCGACGACGGCCTCCAGCTCACGGACGCCTGGATCACCGCCGCCGTGCGCTGCGCGCCGCCGGCCAACAAGCCGACGCCCGACGAGCGCGACGCGTGCCTGCCGTGGACGGTCGCCGAGCTGGAGCACGTGAGCGACGTGCGCGTCGTCGTCTGCCTCGGCGCGTTCGCCTGGGACGCCGCGCTGCGGCTGCGCGCCGCGCTCGGCCATGCGCCGCCGCGGCCCAAGCCGAAGTTCGGCCACGGCGCGCTCTGGTACGACGACGACCGGGAGGACGGTGGCTGGGCGCTTCTGGGCACCTACCACCCGTCCCAGCAGAACACCTTCACCGGCGTTCTGACCGAGGCGATGATGGACGACGTGTTCACCACCGCGCGCGACGTGGCGGGCCTGGCGTGA
- a CDS encoding glycerophosphodiester phosphodiesterase — protein sequence MPRPRRIGHKGADHIAPGNTLASFDAALTHGCDMVEFDVLPEHPDGSGALILAHDFKDAGKRTPLTLEEGLDHLSSQAFAGVEIDVDLKTHGYEDRVIAALRERGMEDRTLISTMEVVSLPVLRRASDAIRIGWSVPKVKRNYLANPATKPLALATVQILRRTVPRAVTRAMRAGEIDAVMSHFSLVTPHFVRAVRRAGGELYVWTVDDAQRIRRFERMGVTGVITNDPRLFDPLPA from the coding sequence ATGCCCCGCCCGCGCCGCATCGGCCACAAGGGCGCCGACCACATCGCGCCCGGCAACACGCTGGCCAGCTTCGACGCCGCGCTCACGCACGGCTGCGACATGGTCGAGTTCGACGTCCTGCCCGAGCACCCGGACGGCTCCGGCGCGCTCATCCTCGCCCACGACTTCAAGGACGCCGGCAAGCGCACGCCGCTGACGCTCGAGGAGGGCCTGGACCACCTGAGCAGCCAGGCGTTCGCCGGCGTCGAGATCGACGTGGACCTCAAGACCCACGGCTACGAGGACCGCGTGATCGCGGCGCTGCGCGAGCGCGGCATGGAGGACCGGACGCTCATCTCCACCATGGAGGTCGTGTCGCTCCCGGTCCTGCGCCGCGCCAGCGACGCGATCCGAATCGGCTGGTCGGTCCCCAAGGTCAAGCGCAACTACCTCGCGAACCCGGCGACCAAGCCGCTCGCGCTGGCCACGGTGCAGATCCTGCGCCGCACGGTCCCCCGCGCGGTGACCCGCGCGATGCGCGCCGGCGAGATCGACGCCGTGATGTCGCACTTCTCGCTCGTCACGCCGCACTTCGTCCGCGCGGTCCGCCGCGCCGGCGGCGAGCTCTACGTCTGGACCGTCGACGACGCCCAGCGCATCCGCCGCTTCGAGCGCATGGGCGTGACCGGCGTGATCACCAACGACCCACGCCTGTTCGACCCGCTGCCGGCCTGA
- a CDS encoding YrdB family protein — protein sequence MFTALSGLNLTLRFVVELAAFAALGVWGWHVGGPVPGLALPVAAMVLWGLFAAPKARIAAPDAVRLGTQALVLGGAAVALVAAGAPVAGAVLGIVVAVNSALIAVLPAPSWARA from the coding sequence ATGTTCACCGCGCTCTCCGGCCTGAACCTCACGCTCCGCTTCGTCGTCGAGCTGGCGGCGTTCGCCGCCCTCGGCGTCTGGGGCTGGCACGTCGGCGGCCCGGTCCCCGGGCTGGCGCTGCCGGTCGCGGCGATGGTCCTCTGGGGACTGTTCGCCGCACCGAAGGCCCGGATCGCGGCACCGGACGCCGTCCGGCTCGGCACCCAGGCGCTGGTCCTCGGCGGCGCGGCGGTCGCGCTGGTCGCCGCGGGTGCGCCCGTGGCGGGCGCGGTGCTCGGGATCGTGGTCGCCGTCAACTCCGCGCTGATCGCGGTGCTGCCCGCCCCGAGTTGGGCGCGCGCCTAG
- a CDS encoding TetR/AcrR family transcriptional regulator has translation MADSDASRTTVPTVVPRGRHAPPLEVRLTVQRRRLFEAAATVFAKRGFADATAEAISREAGMSKATFYEHFANKEEAILALFDEAATECMRQMALAADEQTEDYPTHLANGTRAFLRTLADWPDAAQTLLVEIIGAGPRATERRDAILDAFADAIYRDNERTAPKYGAPRFASRDDAFACVGAIVELASRQLRTGNPGDIRELEPVIDRLMLGILEQSR, from the coding sequence ATGGCCGACTCCGACGCATCCCGCACCACCGTTCCCACCGTCGTTCCGCGAGGTCGTCACGCGCCGCCGCTGGAGGTCCGGCTGACGGTGCAGCGCCGCCGGCTGTTCGAGGCGGCGGCCACGGTCTTCGCCAAGCGCGGCTTCGCCGACGCCACCGCGGAGGCGATCAGCCGCGAGGCCGGGATGTCGAAGGCGACGTTCTACGAGCACTTCGCCAACAAGGAGGAGGCGATCCTCGCGCTGTTCGACGAGGCCGCCACCGAGTGCATGCGCCAGATGGCGCTCGCCGCCGACGAGCAGACCGAGGACTACCCGACGCACCTCGCCAACGGCACGCGCGCGTTCCTGCGCACGCTCGCCGACTGGCCCGACGCGGCGCAGACGCTCCTGGTCGAGATCATCGGCGCCGGCCCGCGCGCGACCGAGCGCCGCGACGCGATCCTCGACGCGTTCGCCGACGCCATCTACCGCGACAACGAGCGCACGGCGCCGAAGTACGGCGCGCCGCGCTTCGCCTCGCGCGACGACGCGTTCGCGTGCGTCGGCGCGATCGTCGAGCTCGCCTCGCGCCAGCTGCGCACCGGCAACCCCGGCGACATCCGCGAGCTCGAGCCCGTGATCGACCGCCTCATGCTCGGAATCCTCGAGCAGAGCCGCTGA
- a CDS encoding nuclear transport factor 2 family protein — protein MAATTRLAALLCLSALTLTACGQTDDDSSSDFKGDQKAVAQTVEDLQKASKKRDETKICADLLAPALVTKIKTASKGTCEKVLKDALRDVDSWELDVKKVAIDGTSATATVQSDTGKDNRTDTLTLVKVDNTWKISELGSAAS, from the coding sequence ATGGCCGCCACCACCCGCCTCGCCGCGTTGCTCTGCCTCAGCGCGCTTACCCTGACCGCCTGCGGGCAGACCGACGACGACTCGTCATCGGACTTCAAAGGCGACCAGAAGGCGGTCGCGCAGACCGTCGAAGACCTCCAGAAGGCCAGCAAGAAGCGCGACGAGACCAAGATCTGCGCGGACCTCCTGGCCCCCGCGCTGGTGACCAAGATCAAGACCGCCTCCAAGGGCACCTGCGAGAAGGTCCTCAAGGACGCGCTGCGCGACGTCGACTCATGGGAGCTCGACGTCAAGAAGGTCGCGATCGACGGCACCTCCGCGACCGCGACCGTCCAGTCCGACACCGGCAAGGACAACCGCACCGACACCTTGACCCTCGTCAAGGTCGACAACACCTGGAAGATCTCCGAGCTGGGCTCGGCGGCTTCCTAG
- a CDS encoding TetR/AcrR family transcriptional regulator — protein MARPRSFDRDAALEQAMRAFWAQGYEQTSISDLTRAMGIAPPSLYAAFGDKRRLFDEAVARYQSDAGAPVRQGLAADTARGAVERMLRVAATEYTRDDTPQGCFILSEPLLGDERARSDGALRDRLQRGVDAGELPAGTDVATLAAFYGSVLNGMSARARDGAGVDELRNVAELALRAWPTAVP, from the coding sequence ATGGCCCGCCCCCGCAGCTTCGACCGCGACGCCGCCCTGGAGCAGGCGATGCGCGCGTTCTGGGCCCAAGGCTACGAGCAGACGTCGATCAGCGACCTGACGCGGGCGATGGGGATCGCGCCGCCGAGCCTCTACGCGGCGTTCGGCGACAAGCGCCGCCTCTTCGACGAGGCGGTCGCGCGCTACCAGAGCGACGCGGGCGCGCCGGTCCGCCAGGGCCTGGCCGCCGACACGGCGCGCGGCGCCGTCGAGCGGATGCTGCGCGTCGCGGCGACCGAGTACACCCGCGACGACACGCCGCAGGGCTGCTTCATCCTCTCCGAGCCGCTGCTGGGCGACGAGCGCGCCCGCTCCGACGGCGCGCTGCGCGACCGGCTGCAGCGCGGCGTCGACGCCGGCGAGCTGCCCGCCGGGACCGACGTCGCCACGCTCGCCGCGTTCTACGGCTCGGTGCTCAACGGCATGTCGGCGCGGGCACGCGACGGCGCCGGCGTCGACGAGCTGCGCAACGTGGCCGAGCTGGCGCTGAGGGCTTGGCCGACGGCCGTACCCTGA
- a CDS encoding FAD-binding oxidoreductase, which produces MHADLAALVGADHVADDVALGDASGLSGVARALVTPGSAAEVAAVVAWCYARDVAMIPVGGRSGYSGGIVPVPDAGAGDVIAIALDRLDRVRSFDPLRWRMEAEAGVTTATIARRARESGLLFPPDPGAAEQSQLGGNLATNAGGPHAFKYGVTGRWVTGVEAVIAPGELVAFGGPVRKDVAGLDLRALLIGSEGTLGIITSAWLALVPAPAETFVVAAAYASVRAGCDAVDAVLGSGVVPAAVEYLDGRCIAAAPPPFLPDADGAELLVVCEAESARDRDELLEALGTGAVAPPPAEVWRWREGVSIAVRAARGEKLSEDVAVPGERLADAIEGTIAIGARHGLEGCSWGHAGDGNLHATFLLDPGDAEMRARADAAASELFDLARALGGTASGEHGIGLLKGGQLSRQWAPAAVEAARAVKRALDPKGLFNPGKKEP; this is translated from the coding sequence GTGCACGCCGATCTCGCCGCGCTGGTGGGCGCCGACCACGTCGCCGACGACGTGGCTCTGGGCGACGCCTCCGGGCTGTCGGGCGTCGCGCGTGCGCTGGTCACGCCGGGCAGCGCGGCGGAGGTCGCCGCGGTGGTCGCCTGGTGCTACGCGCGGGACGTGGCGATGATCCCGGTCGGCGGGCGCAGCGGGTACTCGGGCGGGATCGTCCCGGTGCCGGACGCCGGCGCCGGGGATGTCATAGCCATTGCCTTGGACCGCCTGGACCGCGTCCGGTCGTTCGATCCGCTGCGCTGGCGCATGGAGGCCGAGGCGGGTGTGACGACGGCGACGATCGCGCGCCGCGCGCGGGAGAGCGGCCTGCTGTTCCCGCCCGACCCGGGCGCCGCCGAGCAGTCCCAGCTGGGCGGGAACCTGGCGACGAACGCCGGCGGGCCGCACGCCTTCAAGTACGGGGTGACGGGCCGGTGGGTCACCGGCGTGGAGGCCGTGATCGCGCCCGGCGAGCTGGTGGCCTTCGGCGGGCCGGTGCGCAAGGACGTCGCGGGCCTGGACCTACGCGCGCTGCTGATCGGCTCCGAGGGGACGCTCGGGATCATCACCAGCGCGTGGCTGGCGCTGGTGCCGGCGCCGGCCGAGACGTTCGTGGTCGCCGCCGCATACGCCAGCGTGCGCGCGGGGTGCGACGCGGTCGACGCGGTGCTGGGCAGCGGCGTCGTGCCGGCGGCCGTCGAGTACCTGGACGGCCGCTGCATCGCCGCCGCGCCGCCGCCGTTCCTCCCGGACGCCGACGGCGCCGAGCTGCTGGTCGTCTGCGAGGCCGAGTCGGCGCGCGATCGCGACGAGCTGCTGGAGGCCCTGGGCACGGGCGCCGTCGCCCCGCCGCCGGCCGAGGTCTGGCGCTGGCGCGAGGGCGTCTCCATCGCCGTGCGCGCGGCGCGCGGCGAGAAGCTGTCCGAGGACGTCGCGGTCCCGGGCGAGCGGCTGGCCGACGCGATCGAGGGCACGATCGCCATCGGCGCCCGCCACGGCCTGGAGGGCTGCTCGTGGGGGCATGCGGGCGACGGCAACCTGCACGCGACGTTCCTGCTCGACCCCGGCGACGCGGAGATGCGTGCGCGGGCCGACGCCGCCGCGAGCGAGCTCTTCGACCTGGCCCGCGCGCTCGGCGGTACCGCGAGCGGCGAGCACGGGATCGGGCTCCTGAAGGGCGGGCAGCTGTCGCGGCAGTGGGCGCCGGCGGCGGTCGAGGCGGCGCGCGCGGTCAAGCGCGCGCTGGATCCCAAAGGGCTGTTCAACCCGGGCAAGAAGGAGCCGTAG
- a CDS encoding Fpg/Nei family DNA glycosylase — MPEGDTIHYAANRIRPVLEGQVPDAIRTPRGGRGGVGRERWAQRLEGRAVTAVTAHGKHLFLRFGDDLTIHSHLRMTGAWRVHPEGARWARSPRRAWLVITKGDDSVIQFDGPVLELLTETRRRFDRRLALLGPDIVAEDFDRAVVLKRLREDDPTRGIGDALLDQRIVAGIGNLWKAEGCWLAQVDPWRAARDVGDEEVGRILDELRPRMRESARDGNQARHRNIYNNAGRPCPRCGAAVAARGQGDDNRTTYWCPGCQR; from the coding sequence ATGCCCGAGGGCGACACCATCCACTACGCCGCCAACCGGATCCGGCCGGTCCTGGAGGGCCAGGTGCCGGACGCGATCCGGACGCCGCGGGGCGGGCGGGGCGGCGTCGGCCGCGAGCGCTGGGCGCAGCGGCTCGAGGGGCGCGCCGTCACCGCGGTCACTGCCCACGGCAAGCACCTGTTCCTGCGCTTCGGCGACGACCTGACGATCCACTCGCACCTGCGGATGACCGGCGCGTGGCGGGTCCATCCCGAGGGCGCGCGCTGGGCGCGCTCGCCGCGGCGCGCCTGGCTGGTCATCACCAAGGGCGACGACAGCGTGATCCAGTTCGACGGCCCGGTGCTGGAGCTGCTGACCGAGACGCGGCGTCGCTTCGACCGCCGGCTCGCGCTGCTCGGGCCGGACATCGTCGCCGAGGACTTCGACCGCGCGGTCGTGCTCAAGCGCCTGCGCGAGGACGACCCGACGCGCGGCATCGGCGACGCGCTGCTGGACCAGCGCATCGTCGCGGGCATCGGGAACCTCTGGAAGGCCGAGGGCTGCTGGCTGGCGCAGGTCGACCCGTGGCGCGCCGCGCGCGACGTCGGCGACGAGGAGGTCGGGCGCATCCTCGACGAGCTCAGGCCGCGGATGCGCGAGTCGGCCCGCGACGGCAACCAGGCGCGCCATCGCAACATCTACAACAACGCCGGTCGCCCCTGCCCGCGCTGCGGAGCGGCGGTCGCCGCCCGCGGGCAGGGTGACGACAACCGGACGACATACTGGTGTCCCGGATGCCAGAGATGA
- a CDS encoding SDR family oxidoreductase, which produces MSRSLAGKVALVTGGSRGIGRAIAQRLAADGALVAVHYGRQAEAAAAVVAAIEADGGQAFALGQPLGVAGDVAGLFGQLDAVMARRTGSTRLDILVNNAGVATHADLAGTTSELFDEHFAINARAPFFITQAAAERMDAGGRVITIGTGLTKQVKPELVAYAMSKAAIDVMSQTLAKELAPRGITVNVVAPGVVDTDMNAGWLRGDDAARAHAEGMSPFGRLTEPEDVASVVAFAASDDARFVTGQFLDATGGAVL; this is translated from the coding sequence ATGTCGAGGTCCCTCGCAGGCAAGGTCGCGCTGGTCACCGGCGGCTCGCGCGGCATCGGCCGCGCGATCGCGCAGCGCCTCGCGGCCGACGGCGCGCTCGTCGCCGTGCACTACGGCCGGCAGGCCGAGGCGGCGGCCGCGGTCGTCGCCGCGATCGAGGCCGACGGCGGGCAGGCCTTCGCGCTCGGCCAGCCGCTGGGCGTGGCCGGCGACGTCGCCGGGCTCTTCGGCCAGCTCGACGCCGTGATGGCGCGCCGGACCGGCTCGACGCGGCTCGACATCCTCGTCAACAACGCCGGCGTCGCCACCCACGCCGACCTCGCCGGGACGACGTCGGAGCTGTTCGACGAGCACTTCGCGATCAACGCCCGCGCGCCGTTCTTCATCACGCAGGCCGCGGCCGAGCGGATGGACGCGGGCGGCCGGGTCATCACGATCGGCACCGGCCTGACCAAGCAGGTCAAGCCCGAGCTCGTCGCCTACGCGATGTCGAAGGCGGCGATCGACGTGATGTCCCAGACGCTGGCCAAGGAGCTGGCGCCGCGCGGCATCACCGTCAACGTCGTCGCGCCCGGCGTGGTCGACACGGACATGAACGCCGGCTGGCTGCGCGGCGACGACGCGGCGCGCGCGCACGCCGAGGGCATGTCGCCGTTCGGGCGGCTGACCGAGCCGGAGGACGTCGCGAGCGTCGTCGCCTTCGCCGCGTCCGACGACGCCCGGTTCGTGACCGGGCAGTTCCTCGACGCGACGGGCGGCGCGGTGCTGTAG